One region of Cyanobium sp. M30B3 genomic DNA includes:
- a CDS encoding tetratricopeptide repeat protein, which produces MPSVSPRRALWLGSGVAALAAASLGLGWWLGQLHSGRPGPGRRPGLERDVAQLIGRMEKGEASSAEQQRLLELLVALDRRAEAIPLLERLADQDPRRWQLRLLLAELRRDQNDSPGAERELRQLLNARPDQIEGLQLMALIQLETGRAAEAEAQLQGALKRASEPSLKLQALPIGLLLAQVHQRAGQAARADALLQELAGRFAGDPRPLLARALLQKERGDLAAAQQTLAEARGRQGDGTVKEQIERVAAAWGMETLKGPGSGQSPAAAAGAGAGAGAGSP; this is translated from the coding sequence ATGCCCTCCGTTTCCCCCAGGCGCGCTCTCTGGCTGGGCAGTGGCGTGGCCGCCCTGGCGGCCGCCAGCCTGGGCCTGGGCTGGTGGCTCGGCCAGCTGCACAGCGGCCGCCCCGGTCCGGGCAGACGGCCTGGTCTGGAGCGGGATGTGGCCCAGCTGATCGGCCGGATGGAGAAGGGCGAAGCCAGCTCTGCGGAACAGCAGCGACTGCTGGAACTGCTCGTGGCACTGGACCGTCGTGCCGAGGCCATCCCGCTGCTGGAGCGCCTGGCCGACCAGGATCCCCGGCGCTGGCAGCTGCGGCTGCTGCTGGCCGAGCTGCGGCGGGACCAGAACGACAGCCCCGGAGCGGAACGGGAACTGCGCCAGTTGCTCAACGCCCGGCCCGACCAGATCGAGGGCTTGCAGCTGATGGCCCTGATCCAGCTGGAGACCGGCCGGGCAGCCGAGGCCGAGGCCCAACTGCAGGGTGCCCTCAAGCGGGCCAGCGAACCCAGCCTCAAGTTGCAGGCCCTGCCCATCGGCCTGCTGCTGGCCCAGGTGCACCAGCGGGCTGGCCAGGCCGCCAGGGCCGATGCACTCCTGCAGGAGCTGGCCGGCCGGTTTGCCGGTGACCCCCGGCCCCTGCTGGCCCGGGCCCTGCTCCAGAAGGAGCGCGGTGATCTGGCGGCAGCTCAGCAGACCCTGGCGGAGGCCCGCGGCCGGCAGGGCGACGGCACGGTGAAGGAGCAGATCGAGCGGGTGGCTGCCGCCTGGGGGATGGAGACCCTCAAGGGGC
- the larC gene encoding nickel pincer cofactor biosynthesis protein LarC, producing MALALIDCPTGLAGNMLLAALFDLGVPPSVLDQPLAALGLSGSYRLELRERDSRGLRGLHLDVQVLEPQPAHRHWSRLRPQLEQAPLQPALRERVLGVFALLAEAEGAVHGHPPEAVHFHEVGAIDALVDVVGVCAGFLHLGVDQLVCTPPPAGHGSVRTAHGLLPLPAPAVLEIARVRGVPLASAAGFPAAELTTPTGLALAACWAEHFGPHPGHRPLRVGVGLGSRQLDRPNLLRLVLAEPLPADGELQPAPAPQLESVLVQQAQIDDATPEDLAVLLEALREAGGLEVFCQPVQMKKGRSGWLVTALVPPGEPATRLRLVWWRHSTSLGLRERLEQRWVLPRRMVTLDTPLGEVRLKQALLPDGRWRSKPEHDDLLALARRHGLALDQVRASVSALIDPPPSAPGS from the coding sequence ATGGCCCTGGCCCTGATCGACTGCCCCACGGGCCTGGCCGGCAACATGCTGCTGGCAGCCCTGTTCGATCTGGGGGTTCCCCCCAGCGTGCTCGACCAACCGCTGGCGGCGCTGGGGCTCAGCGGCAGCTACAGGCTGGAGCTGCGGGAGCGGGACAGCCGGGGTTTGCGGGGGCTGCACCTCGATGTGCAGGTGCTGGAGCCGCAGCCAGCCCATCGCCATTGGAGTCGCCTGCGACCCCAGTTGGAGCAGGCTCCGCTGCAGCCGGCCCTGCGGGAGCGGGTGCTGGGCGTGTTCGCCCTGCTGGCCGAGGCGGAGGGGGCGGTGCATGGCCACCCCCCGGAGGCGGTGCATTTCCACGAGGTGGGGGCGATCGATGCCCTGGTGGATGTGGTGGGTGTCTGCGCCGGGTTCCTGCACCTGGGGGTGGATCAGCTGGTGTGCACCCCTCCCCCCGCAGGTCACGGCAGCGTGCGCACCGCCCATGGGCTGCTGCCCCTGCCCGCCCCGGCGGTGCTGGAGATCGCCCGGGTCCGGGGGGTTCCCCTGGCCAGCGCCGCCGGTTTCCCCGCCGCCGAGCTCACCACCCCCACGGGCCTGGCCCTGGCCGCCTGCTGGGCCGAGCACTTCGGGCCCCACCCCGGCCACAGGCCCCTGCGGGTGGGGGTGGGGCTGGGCAGCCGCCAGCTGGATCGCCCCAACCTGTTGCGGCTCGTGCTGGCCGAGCCCCTGCCGGCGGACGGCGAGCTCCAGCCGGCTCCTGCGCCCCAGCTGGAGAGCGTGCTGGTGCAGCAGGCCCAGATCGACGATGCCACCCCCGAAGATCTGGCCGTCCTGCTGGAGGCCCTGCGGGAGGCCGGCGGCCTGGAGGTGTTCTGCCAGCCCGTGCAGATGAAAAAGGGGCGCTCCGGCTGGCTGGTGACGGCGCTGGTTCCCCCTGGTGAACCGGCCACCCGGCTGCGGCTGGTGTGGTGGCGGCACAGCACCAGCCTGGGGCTGCGCGAGCGCCTGGAGCAGCGCTGGGTGCTGCCCCGCCGCATGGTCACGCTGGACACTCCCCTCGGCGAGGTGCGCCTGAAGCAGGCCCTCCTGCCCGATGGCCGCTGGCGCTCCAAACCGGAGCATGATGATCTGCTAGCCCTGGCCCGCCGCCATGGGCTCGCACTCGACCAGGTCCGTGCCAGCGTGAGTGCCCTGATCGATCCGCCTCCGTCCGCACCCGGTTCGTGA
- a CDS encoding flippase-like domain-containing protein, translating into MRVARRVDWPRGLRLPPLPGGISLWITLLSLGFLLAALFGHGRAMVQLSLDPQGWAWLVLGVGISLLSLLANGLGLGVVLRWLGLRPRWLELIQLYLATNLRKYLPGGIWHLSARVQRLRSPEGVLQTPAPLGLALVGVLLDPLVAAVAALSLTALARWQGGLALLGVLPLLLLWPRWLTPLLRRLEWRQARRLQLDGELSAQGTDSLPPVLSSSLGGYPLVPLLAQLAFVLLRFGGFVCCVLAFDLQAALSWPAWLAGFALAWTAGLLVPGAPGGLGVFEATLLLRLGGAIPEAPLLAIALSYRLVVSLADLLAASLVQLDGWIDQRVQA; encoded by the coding sequence CTGCGGGTGGCGCGGCGGGTCGACTGGCCCCGGGGGCTCAGGCTGCCGCCGCTGCCGGGGGGAATCTCCCTGTGGATCACCCTGCTCAGCCTGGGATTTCTGCTGGCTGCCCTGTTCGGCCATGGCCGGGCCATGGTCCAGCTCAGCCTGGATCCCCAGGGCTGGGCGTGGCTGGTGCTGGGGGTGGGTATCAGCCTGCTCAGCCTGCTGGCCAATGGGCTCGGCCTGGGTGTGGTGCTGCGCTGGCTGGGTCTGCGCCCCCGCTGGCTGGAGCTGATCCAGCTCTACCTGGCCACCAACCTGCGCAAGTACCTGCCTGGGGGGATCTGGCACCTCAGCGCCCGGGTGCAGCGCCTGCGCTCTCCGGAGGGGGTGCTGCAGACGCCGGCACCCCTGGGGCTGGCCCTGGTGGGGGTGCTGCTTGATCCCCTGGTGGCGGCGGTGGCGGCCCTCAGCCTCACCGCCCTGGCTCGCTGGCAGGGGGGGCTGGCCCTGCTGGGGGTGCTGCCCCTGCTGCTGCTCTGGCCCCGCTGGCTCACACCGTTGCTCAGGCGACTGGAGTGGCGCCAGGCCCGGCGCCTCCAGCTCGACGGGGAGCTCTCCGCCCAGGGCACGGATTCCCTGCCGCCCGTGCTGAGCAGCTCCCTGGGGGGGTACCCCCTGGTGCCGCTGCTGGCCCAGCTGGCTTTCGTGCTGCTGCGCTTTGGAGGATTTGTCTGCTGTGTGCTGGCGTTTGACCTGCAGGCCGCCCTCAGCTGGCCCGCCTGGCTGGCGGGCTTCGCCCTGGCCTGGACTGCGGGGCTGCTGGTCCCGGGTGCCCCTGGTGGTCTCGGTGTGTTTGAGGCCACCCTGCTGCTGCGGCTGGGCGGCGCGATTCCGGAGGCGCCGCTGCTGGCCATCGCCCTCAGCTACCGCCTGGTGGTCAGCCTGGCCGACCTCCTGGCCGCCAGCCTGGTGCAGCTGGATGGCTGGATCGACCAGCGGGTGCAGGCCTGA